In a genomic window of Thiolapillus brandeum:
- the pth gene encoding aminoacyl-tRNA hydrolase gives MQQGIQCIIGLGNPGGKYQDNRHNVGFWFVDELARRYSVSLRPEGKFFGETGKLELAAGKCWLLKPMTYMNRSGKSANALTRFYRISPENILVVHDELDLPAGAVRLKQGGGHGGHNGLRDIISALGSRDFWRLRLGIDHPGHRDKVTGYVLSRPSREDQHKLELAIDTSADHIDDLLKGDFQKFMNQVHSRGA, from the coding sequence ATGCAGCAAGGCATACAATGCATCATTGGCCTGGGGAACCCGGGCGGAAAATACCAGGACAACAGGCATAATGTTGGATTCTGGTTTGTTGATGAGCTGGCCCGGCGTTACAGCGTCAGCCTGCGTCCCGAAGGAAAGTTCTTTGGCGAGACCGGAAAGCTTGAGCTGGCTGCAGGAAAGTGCTGGCTGCTAAAACCCATGACCTACATGAACCGCAGTGGCAAATCCGCCAATGCCCTGACCCGTTTCTATCGTATCTCCCCTGAAAATATCCTGGTCGTGCATGACGAACTGGATCTGCCTGCGGGAGCGGTTCGCCTCAAACAGGGAGGGGGACATGGCGGACACAACGGCCTCAGGGACATTATCTCGGCCCTTGGCAGCCGGGATTTTTGGCGGCTGCGACTGGGCATAGACCACCCGGGGCACAGGGACAAAGTCACCGGGTATGTGCTCTCCCGGCCTTCCCGGGAGGATCAGCACAAACTCGAGTTGGCCATCGACACCTCGGCTGACCACATCGATGATTTGCTCAAAGGTGACTTCCAGAAATTCATGAACCAGGTACACAGCAGGGGCGCATAA
- a CDS encoding outer membrane lipoprotein-sorting protein: MKKKIVSTIATAMLFTTMNAMAGVSKDLPYPSGDLTADQVADQVYFVNHFYAMKNYAIVKKGKKITTLILKGKGEKPTTITLERFLNNNYSDGVIQAKDLAIFRSGKLRGTGMLITDYVDDAKSQSYMIWLPALRKIRRFAQPAHDDAWGGSDFTFGDVTLRKPMHETHELLGKATFDDCLGAIDIPENQRGRYTRNLPAAACEHKGKEVYKLKSTTKFENWWYDYRISYVDAKTFADYRTEYFKGGNKIKVIDRNWVDAPLDDPRAQFWGYWYGKTLATGHETWAIIPDGVSVANGDFKDKLWSEQTLRKIKR, from the coding sequence ATGAAGAAGAAGATTGTAAGCACTATTGCCACCGCCATGTTGTTCACGACCATGAATGCCATGGCCGGTGTTTCCAAGGATCTGCCATACCCCAGCGGTGACCTGACTGCGGATCAGGTAGCGGATCAGGTCTATTTCGTGAACCACTTCTATGCCATGAAGAATTACGCCATCGTGAAGAAGGGCAAGAAGATCACTACCCTGATCCTCAAGGGAAAGGGCGAGAAACCCACAACCATTACCCTGGAGCGATTCCTCAACAACAACTATAGTGATGGTGTCATTCAGGCGAAGGATCTGGCCATATTCCGTTCAGGAAAACTGCGTGGTACCGGTATGTTGATTACCGACTATGTTGACGATGCCAAGTCGCAGTCCTATATGATCTGGTTGCCCGCGCTGCGCAAGATCCGCCGTTTTGCCCAGCCTGCACATGATGACGCCTGGGGCGGCAGTGATTTCACCTTTGGTGACGTTACCCTGCGCAAGCCTATGCATGAAACCCATGAACTGTTGGGCAAGGCAACTTTCGATGACTGCCTGGGCGCCATCGATATCCCTGAGAATCAGCGTGGCCGCTATACCCGCAACCTTCCCGCCGCAGCCTGTGAACACAAGGGCAAGGAAGTTTACAAGCTGAAGAGCACCACCAAGTTCGAGAACTGGTGGTACGACTATCGCATCAGCTATGTTGATGCCAAGACCTTCGCTGACTACCGTACCGAGTATTTCAAAGGCGGTAACAAAATCAAGGTTATTGATCGCAACTGGGTGGACGCGCCTTTGGACGATCCCCGCGCTCAGTTCTGGGGTTACTGGTATGGCAAGACCCTGGCTACCGGACATGAGACCTGGGCTATCATTCCTGATGGCGTAAGTGTCGCCAATGGTGACTTCAAGGATAAGCTCTGGTCCGAGCAGACCCTGCGCAAGATCAAACGTTAA
- the hemA gene encoding glutamyl-tRNA reductase, whose amino-acid sequence MTLLVLGLNHTTAPVDIRERITFGPDIIVGALRSLTESEGASEAVILSTCNRTEIYCYGCDLNPDQLQAWLARFHGLEAGNLSAYLYLHQEHKAVEHLLRVASGLNSLVLGEPQILGQVKSAWQTASDTGTVGKILGRLFQHSFSAAKQVRTDTAIGDSPVSVAFAAVSLSRQIFSDLSQQTALLIGAGETIELTARHLQQQNIGRIIVANRTVAKAHELAEQFGGYAIGLTEIPTHLPEADIVISSTASPVPVLGKGAVESALKQRRHQPMFMVDIAVPRDIEAEVRELRDVYLYTVDDLEEVIQENLKSRQQAAEQAAEIIELRTGEFIAWLRSLDAVEMIQSYRSQAHLIKQETLGKAQRMLDNGTAPEQVLEFLANTLTNKLLHTPSSQLREAGSNGQRELLEAATTLFQLDK is encoded by the coding sequence ATGACACTCCTCGTTCTGGGTTTGAACCACACAACAGCCCCGGTGGATATTCGTGAGCGAATCACTTTCGGCCCGGATATCATCGTCGGCGCCCTGCGCAGCCTGACCGAGTCGGAAGGCGCCAGCGAGGCCGTTATCCTGTCCACCTGCAACCGCACGGAAATATATTGCTACGGCTGCGACCTGAACCCGGACCAGCTGCAAGCCTGGCTGGCCCGTTTCCACGGCCTGGAAGCCGGAAACCTGTCCGCCTACCTTTACCTGCACCAGGAACACAAGGCAGTGGAACACCTGTTGCGCGTGGCCAGCGGCCTCAACTCCCTGGTTCTGGGGGAACCGCAGATTCTCGGCCAGGTGAAATCGGCCTGGCAAACCGCCTCGGACACGGGCACCGTGGGCAAGATTCTCGGGCGCCTGTTCCAGCACAGCTTTTCTGCCGCCAAACAGGTTCGCACGGACACGGCCATTGGAGACAGCCCCGTATCCGTGGCCTTTGCCGCCGTGAGCCTGTCCCGGCAGATATTCTCTGACCTGTCCCAACAGACCGCCTTGCTCATTGGCGCCGGAGAAACCATAGAGCTGACCGCCCGCCACCTGCAGCAGCAGAATATCGGGCGCATCATCGTAGCCAACCGTACCGTAGCCAAGGCTCATGAACTGGCGGAACAGTTTGGCGGATACGCCATTGGCCTGACGGAGATCCCCACCCATCTGCCGGAGGCGGATATCGTGATCTCTTCCACCGCCAGCCCGGTTCCCGTACTGGGCAAGGGCGCCGTGGAAAGCGCCCTGAAACAGCGTCGGCACCAGCCCATGTTTATGGTGGATATTGCTGTGCCCCGGGACATCGAAGCCGAGGTACGTGAACTGCGCGATGTTTATCTGTACACCGTGGACGACCTGGAGGAAGTAATTCAGGAAAACCTCAAGTCCAGACAGCAGGCTGCAGAACAGGCCGCCGAGATCATTGAGCTGCGCACCGGAGAGTTCATCGCCTGGCTTCGTTCCCTGGACGCCGTGGAGATGATTCAGAGCTACCGCAGCCAGGCCCATCTCATCAAACAGGAAACCCTGGGCAAGGCGCAGCGCATGCTGGACAATGGCACCGCCCCCGAACAGGTGCTGGAATTCCTCGCCAACACCCTGACAAACAAGCTTCTGCACACGCCCAGTTCCCAGCTGCGGGAGGCCGGCTCCAATGGCCAGCGGGAACTTCTTGAAGCGGCCACCACCCTGTTCCAGCTCGATAAATGA
- a CDS encoding DUF1302 domain-containing protein, with translation MYKRSSLHLAILAAMSLPATANAGFFDDIEVNGFLKNETAIFLNDGQVTGEARNMLDNGGHDAGDLLKFENSARFFVNGLLGENGSWHLDLNIVCDSEGVNTDYKCHESYTQNDWLRELYVDYAVSDWNIRFGKQQVVWGTADGIKLLDIINPTDFREMAQNSMEDSRIPIWMLNVERNIGETGNIQFIVSENRKNAIPGLNRDGDSGHPFIMKGVDSITGDVNGFLNVTPALASVAGSFNGAAMAGMFTGNLNMAGLLPFAGLTVDGFASTPTVFGFPCPPTGCDGTQTPVPFGPGYIVLNNIAQNGLYPGDPNANNNETNLMDINGPQVTQVEWDPSNPKSAFEYMPNATFATFNTFTNVAFTAQGPVFSGAETKYVVDDPDPERLNAGLRYRGSLDNGLNFGLNYFYHYSANPEINLSWRDAVTGEKLDVLRARGMVVGTDPAGNPVVMPNPGDTISAKDVGNNAMTSLDAMPTILLMNGAGQFYGAFDPTRGIPNTNQNGVYMEMEETRSRVNSFGGSMDYGTQLGSLPVVFRAEVLYDKGEKQPVVDKRLLGIGDLTNALTMEDMDKFSYVIGVDVTVFTNMLISGQFIQQNNLDFVDDKRSCTTQAGNVFDCSRYTGDFSTLSLTNGMNKGWENKEFYSLFFSKPFGEGQLGRWNNIIMAEDGGGYWDRFDVEYSFTDEFIGSAELNFYWGDEDTTFGQFKNSSNAQIGLKYIWE, from the coding sequence ATGTATAAACGTTCATCCCTACATCTGGCCATCCTTGCGGCCATGTCTTTGCCGGCCACGGCCAATGCAGGGTTTTTCGATGACATCGAGGTCAATGGCTTTTTGAAAAACGAAACGGCCATTTTTCTGAATGATGGCCAGGTAACCGGCGAAGCCCGCAATATGCTGGACAACGGTGGTCATGATGCCGGCGACCTGCTGAAATTCGAAAACTCTGCAAGATTCTTTGTTAACGGCCTGCTGGGCGAGAATGGCAGCTGGCACTTGGATCTGAACATCGTTTGTGATTCAGAAGGCGTCAATACTGACTACAAATGCCACGAAAGCTATACCCAAAACGATTGGTTGCGCGAGCTCTATGTCGATTACGCCGTTTCCGACTGGAACATCCGCTTCGGTAAACAGCAGGTGGTTTGGGGTACGGCAGATGGTATCAAGCTGCTGGACATCATCAACCCAACCGACTTCCGGGAGATGGCGCAGAACTCCATGGAAGATTCCCGTATTCCCATCTGGATGCTCAATGTGGAAAGGAATATTGGTGAAACGGGCAACATCCAGTTTATCGTTTCCGAGAACCGGAAGAATGCGATTCCCGGTCTGAATCGTGATGGTGATTCCGGTCATCCCTTTATCATGAAGGGCGTGGATTCCATTACCGGCGATGTGAATGGCTTTCTCAACGTCACCCCGGCTCTGGCCAGCGTGGCAGGAAGCTTCAATGGTGCCGCCATGGCCGGCATGTTTACCGGCAACTTGAATATGGCTGGTCTGTTGCCATTCGCCGGGTTGACCGTTGACGGCTTTGCCAGCACTCCCACAGTGTTTGGCTTTCCCTGTCCTCCCACGGGTTGTGATGGCACCCAGACGCCGGTACCTTTCGGGCCTGGCTATATTGTGCTGAACAATATCGCTCAGAATGGTTTGTATCCTGGTGATCCCAATGCCAACAACAATGAAACCAACCTGATGGATATCAATGGCCCTCAGGTCACCCAGGTTGAATGGGATCCTTCCAACCCGAAGTCCGCGTTTGAATACATGCCCAACGCTACCTTCGCTACCTTCAACACCTTTACCAACGTGGCCTTCACTGCTCAGGGACCGGTGTTCAGCGGTGCGGAAACCAAGTACGTGGTGGATGACCCTGATCCTGAGAGATTGAATGCCGGTTTGCGTTACCGGGGTTCCCTGGATAACGGGCTGAACTTTGGCCTCAACTATTTCTACCACTACAGCGCCAATCCGGAAATCAACCTGAGCTGGCGTGATGCCGTTACCGGAGAGAAACTGGATGTACTGCGTGCCCGTGGCATGGTTGTCGGTACTGACCCTGCCGGTAATCCGGTGGTTATGCCCAACCCGGGTGATACCATTTCCGCCAAGGATGTCGGCAACAATGCCATGACCAGTCTGGATGCCATGCCTACGATTCTTCTGATGAATGGTGCCGGGCAGTTCTATGGGGCTTTTGATCCTACTCGTGGAATACCCAATACCAACCAGAACGGCGTATACATGGAAATGGAAGAAACCCGTTCCAGGGTGAACAGTTTTGGCGGTTCCATGGACTATGGCACCCAGCTGGGCAGCCTGCCGGTGGTGTTCCGTGCAGAAGTGCTGTACGACAAGGGTGAAAAACAGCCCGTGGTGGATAAACGTCTTCTCGGGATCGGTGATCTGACCAATGCCCTGACCATGGAAGACATGGACAAGTTCAGCTACGTCATCGGTGTTGATGTGACAGTGTTTACCAACATGCTCATCAGTGGCCAGTTCATCCAGCAGAACAACCTGGATTTCGTGGATGACAAGCGCAGCTGCACCACCCAGGCTGGAAATGTCTTTGACTGTTCACGCTATACCGGCGATTTTTCCACTCTGAGCCTGACCAATGGCATGAACAAGGGTTGGGAAAACAAGGAATTCTATTCCCTGTTCTTCTCCAAGCCGTTTGGCGAAGGTCAGCTGGGTCGCTGGAACAACATCATCATGGCTGAAGATGGTGGTGGTTACTGGGATCGCTTCGATGTGGAGTATTCCTTCACAGATGAGTTTATCGGTTCTGCCGAACTGAACTTCTATTGGGGTGATGAAGATACCACCTTCGGACAGTTCAAGAACTCATCCAATGCCCAGATCGGTCTCAAGTACATTTGGGAATGA
- a CDS encoding outer membrane lipoprotein-sorting protein produces MPKTSFRFNLITAAFAIFATFSAASAGVTPQLPYPEGQPTAREIIEQVYFVNHFYALKNFAITKKHRKITVLISRAKGKRPTTNTLERYLNNDYEDDPTVRAKDLAIFRSGKLRGTGILITDYDDDKKGQSYMIWLPALRKIRRFAQPAQDDSWGGLDFTFGDVVLRKPENETHEYLGKEIFEGCLEGMDIPKKHQNRYTRRLAKKSCAPKGKEVYKVKSTTKFQNWWYDYRISYVDTSTFADYRTEYYKNGRKIRFIDRDWRTLGLDDPRALAWGYWYGKNFETGHESWAVIPKEVIKYNANFKRSLWSERTLRKIKR; encoded by the coding sequence ATGCCAAAAACAAGTTTTCGATTCAATCTTATCACCGCAGCATTTGCGATTTTCGCAACTTTCAGTGCCGCCAGCGCGGGAGTAACCCCGCAACTTCCCTACCCGGAAGGGCAGCCAACCGCCAGGGAAATTATCGAGCAGGTTTACTTTGTAAATCATTTCTATGCCCTGAAGAATTTCGCGATTACCAAGAAACACAGAAAGATCACGGTGCTGATCAGCAGGGCCAAGGGAAAGCGCCCTACCACCAATACCCTGGAACGATATCTCAATAACGACTACGAGGATGATCCCACCGTTCGTGCCAAGGATCTGGCCATTTTCCGCTCCGGAAAACTTCGTGGAACTGGTATTTTGATCACAGATTACGATGATGACAAGAAAGGTCAGTCGTATATGATCTGGTTGCCGGCGTTGCGGAAAATACGCCGTTTCGCCCAGCCTGCGCAGGATGATTCCTGGGGTGGCCTGGATTTTACATTTGGCGACGTGGTATTGCGCAAGCCGGAGAATGAAACTCATGAGTATCTTGGTAAAGAGATCTTCGAGGGCTGCCTTGAAGGAATGGATATTCCCAAGAAACACCAGAACCGCTACACACGCAGGCTCGCCAAAAAGTCTTGTGCGCCCAAGGGGAAAGAAGTCTACAAGGTAAAAAGCACCACCAAGTTCCAGAACTGGTGGTATGACTACCGCATCAGTTATGTGGATACATCCACTTTTGCGGATTACCGTACCGAATACTATAAAAACGGCAGGAAAATTCGCTTCATCGACCGGGACTGGCGCACACTTGGTCTGGATGATCCGAGAGCCCTGGCCTGGGGGTACTGGTACGGGAAAAACTTTGAAACCGGCCACGAGAGCTGGGCTGTAATCCCAAAGGAGGTTATCAAGTATAACGCCAATTTCAAGCGGTCACTCTGGTCCGAGCGCACTTTGCGCAAGATCAAGCGTTGA
- a CDS encoding ribose-phosphate diphosphokinase: protein MMVFGGNAHPALTREITEYLDLAVGKSVVDHFSDGEVQVEIEDNVRGRDVFVVQPTSAPTNDHLMELLVMIDALRWASANRITAVIPYFGYSRQDRRPRSARVPITARLAAKMMGTAGADRVLTMDLHADQIQGFFDIPVDNIYSSPILLGDIWRQKYPELMVVSPDVGGVVRARALAKRLDDADLAIIDKRRPKANEAQVMNIIGDVDGRSCVLVDDLVDTAGTLCKAADALKEHGAARVVAYCTHAVLSGPAVKNIEGSNLDELVVTNTIPLQPEAEASGRIRQLSIAGILAETMRRINNEESVSSLFMD from the coding sequence ATGATGGTCTTCGGCGGAAATGCCCATCCGGCACTGACCCGTGAAATCACGGAGTACCTCGACCTGGCCGTGGGAAAATCCGTCGTGGATCACTTCAGCGATGGCGAAGTCCAGGTTGAGATCGAAGACAACGTGCGTGGCCGGGACGTTTTCGTAGTTCAGCCCACCAGTGCACCCACCAATGATCACCTCATGGAACTGCTGGTGATGATCGACGCCCTGCGCTGGGCATCCGCCAACCGCATTACCGCCGTTATCCCCTATTTTGGATACTCCCGCCAGGATCGCCGCCCGCGTTCCGCCCGGGTGCCCATCACCGCCCGCCTGGCCGCCAAGATGATGGGTACTGCCGGCGCTGACCGTGTATTGACCATGGATCTGCACGCCGACCAAATCCAGGGTTTTTTCGACATCCCCGTAGACAACATCTATTCTTCTCCCATACTGCTCGGAGACATCTGGCGCCAAAAGTATCCGGAGCTAATGGTTGTTTCCCCTGATGTAGGGGGCGTAGTGCGCGCCAGAGCTCTTGCAAAACGCCTGGACGATGCCGACCTTGCCATTATCGACAAACGCCGCCCAAAGGCCAATGAGGCCCAGGTGATGAATATCATCGGTGACGTGGATGGCCGATCCTGCGTGCTGGTTGATGACCTGGTGGACACCGCCGGCACCTTGTGCAAAGCCGCTGACGCCCTTAAGGAACATGGAGCCGCCCGGGTCGTCGCCTACTGTACTCACGCAGTGTTGTCCGGCCCTGCCGTAAAGAATATCGAAGGTTCCAACCTGGATGAGCTGGTGGTGACCAACACCATCCCACTACAGCCGGAGGCGGAAGCCTCCGGCAGAATTCGCCAGCTGTCCATTGCCGGAATCCTGGCTGAAACCATGCGCCGCATCAATAACGAGGAGTCTGTCAGCTCCCTGTTTATGGACTGA
- a CDS encoding efflux RND transporter permease subunit, translated as MPIIILLVIGTIIGALYIPKLDIRNDPDTLLPPTNRYVATNLYAEHNFGMGNLMVFSLRVKDGDIYQPWFINKVQDLHRKLVALPTSREANFIDFAAQKIKYMTSDDNGLVFKRLIPTSGISSDPAEAKKQLDFLKEGIKTNPVMAPMLVAMFDKDGKRCAYEDYHKEECVAKAAYVIADYSDDVKAIYLPWVESVRKLMDEVSQDDRIELLVAGEPYFLAWMLADLVHKWWLFAISIAIVIVVLWLEFRDWRGAFFPLLGVGMTIAFTLGLMGFTAFKLTTMMVLTPMLLLAIGIGHSVQVTRRFLLDYGKCGDCDEAARQAISHTIVPATLSIITDMVGFATLATVDISFYKAYAWFGMFGMLTLLATTTTLIPLLLTRFPPTRESCQAGGHSWEVKVGGILAKIVMGPGKMIPITFIAIIMAVSVYYTNIFNWKGDPVAQVKMEQEGDIMPGVEKGINYARAAFKGSSQIWKDLVKLNQIMPGVISVSIPIRGKKPVLPDCSEDKLFPDEIYDMEDPQERTAICAAESQARSCWDSEACGAQGIFNDADVLADMETMENWMRTHPFIGYTGSYAQYVRLVNMLLSAEPGTKPNIKDLAVPSHDYLTAIDPDDDRDPNGIIQLYNGLLEMMTSDGDMDSFVSADWNEGVILGFINTMDPRETHQVTMDIMQYVEDHKNDKGFSKVNFGLRCGPVDKPDVYLACDTDLAKPGPNYVRPGVGGFLGATEATREVAMDNWLSGPLFTALVVFLVAALIFRSLMVASILISTLLITLFAQYGLGGYFTSVQEWSGNLAFHLLVTLSIAMGLGVDYGIYMFSRLREEMAATAGDWNASLRNTLNTTGSAVIVSVVVLLGSFIPLVATDLANTWGLAMFIGEALVIDVFTALMLLPVLVYLLKPKYVFGVNDK; from the coding sequence ATGCCAATCATCATTCTACTGGTCATCGGAACAATCATCGGTGCCCTGTATATCCCCAAGCTGGATATCCGCAATGATCCGGATACCTTGTTGCCTCCAACCAACCGGTATGTAGCCACCAATCTGTATGCCGAACATAACTTTGGCATGGGTAACCTGATGGTTTTCTCCCTCAGGGTGAAAGACGGTGACATCTACCAGCCCTGGTTTATCAACAAGGTTCAGGATTTGCACCGGAAACTGGTGGCACTGCCCACCTCCCGGGAAGCGAATTTCATTGACTTTGCCGCACAGAAGATCAAATACATGACTTCTGATGACAATGGGCTGGTCTTCAAACGGCTGATTCCCACTTCCGGTATCAGCAGTGATCCGGCGGAAGCCAAGAAACAACTGGATTTCCTCAAGGAAGGTATCAAGACCAATCCGGTAATGGCCCCCATGCTGGTGGCCATGTTTGACAAGGATGGCAAACGTTGCGCTTACGAGGACTATCACAAGGAAGAATGTGTGGCCAAGGCGGCCTATGTCATTGCTGACTATTCGGATGACGTAAAGGCCATCTATCTGCCCTGGGTAGAGTCCGTACGCAAGCTGATGGACGAGGTCTCTCAGGATGACCGTATTGAACTTCTGGTGGCAGGCGAACCTTACTTCCTGGCCTGGATGCTGGCAGACCTGGTGCACAAATGGTGGTTGTTCGCCATTTCCATCGCCATCGTCATTGTGGTTCTTTGGCTGGAATTCCGTGACTGGCGTGGTGCGTTCTTCCCGCTCCTTGGTGTCGGTATGACCATTGCCTTTACTCTGGGGTTGATGGGCTTCACAGCATTCAAGCTGACCACCATGATGGTGCTCACCCCCATGCTGTTGCTGGCCATTGGAATAGGACACTCGGTGCAGGTGACGCGGCGATTCCTGCTGGATTACGGCAAGTGCGGTGATTGTGACGAGGCTGCACGGCAGGCCATTTCTCATACCATCGTACCGGCAACACTCTCCATCATCACCGACATGGTGGGTTTTGCCACTCTGGCTACTGTGGATATATCCTTCTACAAAGCCTATGCGTGGTTCGGCATGTTCGGCATGCTCACCCTGTTGGCCACCACGACTACGCTCATCCCGCTACTACTGACCAGGTTTCCCCCAACCAGGGAAAGCTGCCAGGCTGGTGGTCACAGCTGGGAGGTCAAGGTGGGCGGTATTCTGGCGAAGATCGTCATGGGGCCGGGCAAGATGATTCCCATCACCTTCATTGCCATTATCATGGCTGTTTCCGTGTACTACACCAATATCTTCAACTGGAAGGGAGATCCCGTAGCCCAGGTGAAGATGGAGCAGGAAGGCGATATCATGCCCGGGGTCGAAAAAGGCATCAACTATGCCCGTGCCGCTTTCAAGGGCAGCTCCCAGATCTGGAAGGATCTGGTCAAGCTGAATCAGATCATGCCCGGGGTCATTTCCGTGAGTATTCCCATACGCGGCAAGAAGCCTGTACTGCCGGATTGCTCCGAGGACAAGTTGTTCCCGGATGAGATCTACGATATGGAGGATCCCCAAGAGCGCACAGCGATTTGCGCGGCTGAATCCCAGGCGCGCTCCTGCTGGGATTCCGAGGCCTGTGGCGCCCAGGGTATCTTCAATGATGCAGACGTCCTGGCGGATATGGAGACCATGGAAAACTGGATGCGTACCCATCCCTTTATTGGTTATACGGGTTCCTATGCGCAATATGTCCGACTGGTCAACATGCTGCTCAGTGCCGAACCCGGCACCAAGCCCAATATCAAGGATCTGGCGGTTCCTTCCCATGACTATCTGACCGCTATTGATCCCGATGATGACCGGGATCCCAACGGCATCATTCAGCTGTACAACGGCCTGCTGGAAATGATGACCTCGGATGGGGACATGGACTCCTTTGTCTCTGCCGACTGGAATGAGGGTGTCATTCTCGGGTTTATCAATACCATGGATCCCAGAGAGACCCACCAGGTCACCATGGACATCATGCAGTACGTGGAAGACCACAAGAACGACAAGGGTTTCAGCAAGGTCAATTTTGGCCTGAGATGCGGTCCTGTGGACAAGCCGGATGTCTATCTCGCCTGTGATACGGATTTGGCCAAACCCGGACCAAACTACGTGCGTCCAGGTGTCGGCGGATTCCTTGGGGCCACTGAGGCCACTCGGGAGGTCGCTATGGACAACTGGCTGAGCGGCCCCCTGTTCACTGCTCTGGTGGTGTTCCTCGTAGCGGCGCTGATTTTCCGTTCCCTGATGGTGGCCAGCATACTTATCTCCACTCTGCTGATTACCCTGTTTGCCCAATATGGTCTGGGGGGATACTTTACTTCGGTGCAGGAATGGTCCGGCAACCTGGCTTTCCATCTGCTGGTTACCCTGAGTATCGCCATGGGACTGGGCGTGGACTATGGGATTTACATGTTCTCACGGTTGCGTGAAGAGATGGCGGCTACTGCGGGGGACTGGAATGCTTCTCTGAGAAATACCCTCAATACCACGGGTTCTGCAGTTATCGTTTCCGTAGTGGTTCTGCTGGGCAGCTTTATTCCCCTGGTGGCGACAGACCTTGCCAATACCTGGGGTCTGGCCATGTTCATTGGCGAAGCCCTGGTGATCGATGTGTTCACCGCGCTGATGTTGCTGCCGGTGCTGGTTTACCTGCTCAAGCCCAAGTATGTCTTTGGAGTGAATGACAAGTAA
- a CDS encoding 50S ribosomal protein L25/general stress protein Ctc: protein MSDIINIQAAARSDKGKGASRRLRREGLVPGVIYGGGKDPEMISTPHNKLLQHLEQEAFYSSIVNVEIDGKVQRVILKDLQRHPAKPFVLHLDLLRVADTDRIKMNVPLHFIGEDVAPGVKTHGGTISHALVDLEIICEAQNLPEYIDVDISHMDIGDALHLSDLTLPEGVEIVALSHGDSHDHDELVVSVHAKSSATEEETEEETTEQAAEEPAAEEE, encoded by the coding sequence ATGTCTGACATCATCAATATTCAAGCTGCGGCCCGCAGTGACAAGGGGAAGGGTGCGAGCCGCCGCCTGCGTCGCGAAGGCCTGGTACCTGGCGTGATCTATGGAGGCGGAAAAGATCCCGAGATGATCTCCACCCCGCACAACAAATTGTTGCAGCACCTGGAGCAGGAAGCCTTTTATTCCTCCATCGTAAACGTGGAAATAGACGGCAAGGTGCAACGCGTGATTCTGAAGGATCTGCAACGCCATCCGGCAAAACCCTTTGTACTGCATTTGGATCTGCTGCGGGTTGCCGATACCGACCGTATCAAGATGAACGTTCCCCTGCATTTCATCGGCGAAGATGTCGCTCCAGGCGTGAAAACCCATGGAGGCACCATCAGTCATGCCCTTGTGGACCTGGAAATCATCTGTGAAGCGCAAAACCTTCCCGAGTACATCGATGTGGATATATCCCATATGGATATTGGCGATGCCCTTCACCTTTCGGATCTCACACTGCCTGAAGGCGTGGAGATTGTCGCTCTGTCTCACGGCGACAGCCACGACCATGATGAACTGGTGGTTTCTGTACACGCCAAAAGCAGTGCCACAGAAGAGGAAACGGAAGAGGAAACCACGGAGCAGGCTGCCGAGGAGCCAGCCGCCGAAGAAGAATAG